The region GACTTTGCCGCAAGTTAACCAGTTGCTCGTCGGCGCTAAACAGGGTGCGCTGGGCATCCAGTAATAACAAGAGCTCGTCGGCACCGGCGCGATAGCGGATATCGGTAAGATCTAAGGTGTGCTGGGCATCGTCCACGATACGCTGTTGTTGTGCGATTTGTGCTTGGCTAAGCGCCAAGTTGCCCAAGGCATCTTCGGTTTCTTTTAGCGCCTGCAGTATGGCTTTTTGATAATTGAGCACTAACTCTCGTTGGCGCGCTTCGCTGATTTTAACCTGACTACGCAGTCGACCGCCATCAAACAGGATTTGGCTTAAGCTGGCACCTAACCCCAAGGTATTAACGGGGTTGGCCAGTGACAATAAGGCCTGACTGGCTAAACCACCACTGCCGGTGAGTTGTACTGAGGGTAGCAGGGCGGCGCGGGCGGCACTGACATTGGCATCAGCGGCTTGCAGTTGCGCTTCGGCAGCGGCTAAGTCTGGACGGCGAGTGAGCAATTCACTGGGCAGGCCCGGCGCGAGGCGTGGCAGCGCCAACTCGGCCAGCGGCTGTGATGCCAAATGATAATCTTGGGGTGCACGACCCAGCAGTATGGCCAGTGCCGATTCGGTTTGGCGGCGTTGTTCACGCAGCGGCAGCAAGTTGGCCTCTTGGCTGGTAACGGCGCCGCGTTGACGATAAAAATCACTCAAAGTGGCGGCGCCATACTTATATTTGGCTTCGACGATGGCGAAGTTGCTTTGGGCGGTGGCCAAGTTTTTTTCATTGATGCGAATTCGCTCATCCAGTGTCAGCAGTTGTACCCAAGCATTGGCGACACCCGTGGTCAGCATAAGTTGGGCACTGGCTAAGTCATATTGGCTAATGGCGAAACCGGCCGTCGTGGCTTGGCGCTGGGCGTTCAGCTTACCCCATAAATCCAGCTCATAGCTGATGCCCAGATTGGCGGAGGTGCCTTCGCTAGAACCATTTTTCTGCCAACTTTTATTGCTACCCGCGCCCAGATTTAAACTCGGAAACAAAGAAGCATTCGCGCCTTGCACTTGTGCTTCGGCTTGCATAATTCGCTCGGCGGCAATCAGCACATCTGGGTTGGCGCTAAGGGCTGTGGTGATCAAATCAGTTAAGACAGGAGAATTAAAATCCAGCCACCAAGCTTGATGCAGTGCTTGGTTTTGGTTGGATGTAGGCGTGGATGTGCTCCACTGGCTGGCCATTTTGTAGACGATGTCAGGACGGTCGCTGGTGTCAGTGCTGGCACAGCCAGCCAACAGCAGCGCACAAAACAGCGGTGATAAAGCCCAAGATGAATGACGTGATAAATGAGGCATTAAACGAGACCTTAAATGAGACCTTAAATTAGGCATGGTAACTCCGAAGCTTATTCTGAAGAGAGCGCAACCACAGGATCTAGCTGCGCGGCTTTGCGTGCCGGCAGCCAGCCAAAGACTAAGCCGGTAGCAAAGGCGCAGCCAAAGGCGAGCAATACCGGTGCGAGTGAAAAATAAACCGGAATACCCACGGCGCCTAAGATGGCGGTAGCCGCCAAGCCCAAGGCCACGCCGATGGCGCCGCCCAAGGCTGAGACCACTAAGGCTTCTATTAAAAACTGCTGCAAGATATGCCGCGTGTGGGCGCCGGTCGCCATGCGAATGCCGATTTCTCGGGTTCGCTCGCTGACGCTGACCAACATGATATTCATCACACCAATGCCGCCTACCAATAGCGAAATAGCGGCAATGGATCCCAACAGCCAGGTAAATGTCTGAGTGGTGGCCGAGACGGTATCTATGATGGAAGACATGTTGCGGATTTGAAAATCTTCCCCGCCGTGGCGCGCCACCAGCAGCCGGTTAATATCGGCCTCGGTGTCATTGATGTGC is a window of Oceanisphaera sp. IT1-181 DNA encoding:
- a CDS encoding efflux transporter outer membrane subunit, coding for MPHLSRHSSWALSPLFCALLLAGCASTDTSDRPDIVYKMASQWSTSTPTSNQNQALHQAWWLDFNSPVLTDLITTALSANPDVLIAAERIMQAEAQVQGANASLFPSLNLGAGSNKSWQKNGSSEGTSANLGISYELDLWGKLNAQRQATTAGFAISQYDLASAQLMLTTGVANAWVQLLTLDERIRINEKNLATAQSNFAIVEAKYKYGAATLSDFYRQRGAVTSQEANLLPLREQRRQTESALAILLGRAPQDYHLASQPLAELALPRLAPGLPSELLTRRPDLAAAEAQLQAADANVSAARAALLPSVQLTGSGGLASQALLSLANPVNTLGLGASLSQILFDGGRLRSQVKISEARQRELVLNYQKAILQALKETEDALGNLALSQAQIAQQQRIVDDAQHTLDLTDIRYRAGADELLLLLDAQRTLFSADEQLVNLRQSQFSATLDLIKALGGGWENDAQGEE